From one Leptospira dzoumogneensis genomic stretch:
- a CDS encoding esterase/lipase family protein: MASRKLLILLSLSLLECGTATYSTISYSKYEQIRTVRENAISSENLSLITTRFLKSNDLYKRYQESPRVVIYDLDNRLMALKTRELAYYLAELCYHVGSELDLEDPMFARMFASSLVYSYTYLFDKKAIPAADPFSMEFRFALETYNRSLAQLVRFAKRNRKLANLTDLNLPLIRGALSMARAEVETAWTPKNFLEVEVAYDYKNAGFSNQISKFGIGTPLILIRKHPEKEPIERRKYEFVAGVGQAYPGTALLTLEESYLENRNLTLKAVIHLYDPVHRDRVQFSGLDLPMESDTTTPLAYMLSGAEKRDGFFAKFDGEVALERKGLYLVYPYRKGKIPVVFVHGLASSPFIWFPMINELLADPKIKDNYQFWVYWYPTGNPITISAADFRDTLRDLRKTYDPKGEDSSFDKMMLVGHSMGGLLSKLMVTRSKKEDWMKVANVSPEKFDSLNSESKEEVKRVFEFKPLPFVKRAVFIATPHRGSNLAEGFLASIARILFVLPKGALHNIGKAYKFLTADSEEESILPETYGVDGLSPNSLFMKVTGELKPEVPFHSIIGNSKFRDLEWINDSVVSYDSSHIDGAESELLIDSDHSVQDHMPTILEIKRILWEHSGISKR, encoded by the coding sequence GTGGCTTCCCGCAAATTACTGATTCTACTCAGTCTTAGTCTTCTGGAATGCGGGACTGCTACTTATTCCACAATATCCTATTCCAAATACGAACAGATCAGAACAGTTCGTGAGAATGCGATCTCTTCCGAAAATTTAAGTCTGATCACCACCAGATTTTTAAAAAGTAACGATCTATACAAAAGATACCAAGAATCTCCCAGAGTAGTTATCTATGATCTAGATAATAGATTGATGGCTTTAAAAACAAGAGAGCTTGCCTATTATTTGGCGGAGTTATGCTATCATGTGGGATCCGAACTGGACCTGGAAGATCCAATGTTCGCAAGGATGTTCGCTTCTTCCTTAGTATATTCTTATACATATCTATTCGATAAAAAAGCGATCCCTGCCGCGGATCCATTCTCCATGGAGTTTAGATTTGCATTAGAAACATATAATAGATCACTCGCACAATTAGTCAGATTCGCCAAAAGAAATAGGAAACTAGCGAATCTAACGGATCTAAATCTTCCACTTATAAGAGGAGCGCTCTCCATGGCCAGGGCGGAAGTGGAGACTGCCTGGACCCCGAAAAACTTTTTGGAAGTCGAAGTTGCCTACGATTATAAAAATGCGGGATTCTCCAACCAGATCAGTAAATTCGGGATAGGAACCCCTCTAATTCTCATCCGAAAACATCCTGAAAAAGAACCGATCGAAAGAAGAAAATACGAATTCGTAGCAGGGGTAGGTCAGGCATATCCGGGAACCGCACTTTTAACGCTGGAAGAATCTTATTTAGAAAATCGTAATTTAACTTTAAAAGCGGTTATCCATCTATACGATCCTGTGCATAGGGACAGAGTCCAGTTTTCCGGATTGGATCTGCCTATGGAAAGTGATACTACTACTCCGCTTGCATATATGTTATCAGGCGCAGAAAAAAGAGACGGATTTTTTGCGAAGTTCGACGGGGAAGTAGCTTTGGAAAGAAAAGGGCTGTACCTGGTATATCCTTACAGAAAAGGAAAGATCCCGGTAGTGTTTGTGCATGGTCTTGCTTCTTCTCCTTTTATTTGGTTCCCGATGATAAACGAACTCTTGGCAGATCCTAAGATCAAGGATAACTACCAGTTCTGGGTCTATTGGTATCCTACCGGAAATCCGATCACAATTTCCGCCGCGGATTTTAGGGATACCCTCCGAGATCTGCGTAAAACTTACGATCCGAAAGGAGAAGACTCTTCTTTTGATAAGATGATGCTCGTAGGACATAGCATGGGTGGACTTCTTTCTAAACTAATGGTGACCAGAAGTAAAAAAGAAGATTGGATGAAAGTTGCAAATGTTTCTCCCGAAAAATTCGATTCTCTTAACTCTGAGTCAAAGGAAGAAGTAAAACGAGTATTCGAATTCAAACCCTTACCTTTTGTGAAAAGAGCGGTGTTCATCGCCACACCACATAGAGGTTCCAATCTCGCAGAAGGATTTTTGGCTTCTATCGCAAGGATCTTATTTGTACTTCCAAAAGGTGCTCTTCATAATATAGGAAAAGCCTACAAATTTTTAACCGCCGATTCGGAAGAAGAATCCATTCTTCCGGAAACTTACGGAGTAGACGGACTTTCTCCGAATAGCCTATTCATGAAGGTCACAGGAGAGTTAAAGCCTGAAGTCCCTTTCCATTCTATCATAGGGAACTCTAAGTTTAGGGATTTGGAATGGATCAATGATTCTGTAGTTTCTTATGATAGTTCTCATATAGACGGAGCGGAGTCGGAACTACTGATAGATTCGGATCATTCCGTCCAAGATCATATGCCCACCATTCTGGAGATCAAAAGAATTCTCTGGGAACATTCGGGGATCTCAAAAAGATGA
- the rho gene encoding transcription termination factor Rho, translated as MANPRRDSKPRNNYQNNNNDAQNDNNEEEPNFPEDDPETAEIRSRKRRRGSYEGPTPAPIDLVALKKTSIAELIEVAKNLGVENTGGLKKQNLIFAILQAQAEREGQVHAAGVMERLPDGYGFLRSPDYNYVPGPDDIYVSPSQIKLFGLRTGDTVEGQIRPPKESERFFAMLRVETVNGYTPDVASKRALFDNLTPLYPNERLRMEHDPSQLDTRIVDLMCPIGKGQRALIVAPPRTGKTILMQNVANAITRNHPEVTLIVLLIDERPEEVTDMARNVRGEVVSSTFDEPATRHVQVAEMVIEKAKRLVEHGRDVVILLDSITRLARAYNQVIPTSGKILSGGVDSNALHKPKRFFGAARNIEEGGSLTIIATALVDTGSKMDEVIFEEFKGTGNMEIHLDRKLSDKRIFPAIDINKSGTRKEELLLPKETLQKVFVLRKVLSPMSITESMELLLEKMRQSKTNESFLGSMNA; from the coding sequence ATGGCTAACCCAAGACGAGACTCCAAGCCCCGAAACAACTATCAAAACAACAATAACGACGCACAAAACGATAATAACGAAGAAGAACCGAATTTCCCGGAAGATGATCCGGAAACAGCGGAGATCCGTTCCAGAAAAAGACGTCGTGGCTCCTACGAGGGACCTACACCGGCTCCTATCGATCTAGTAGCACTCAAAAAAACATCCATCGCCGAACTGATCGAAGTCGCTAAGAACCTTGGCGTAGAGAATACAGGCGGACTAAAAAAGCAAAACTTAATATTCGCTATCCTGCAAGCCCAAGCAGAAAGAGAAGGGCAGGTACATGCCGCAGGCGTAATGGAAAGATTGCCTGATGGATACGGTTTCCTCCGATCTCCCGATTATAACTATGTTCCCGGTCCGGACGATATTTATGTATCTCCTTCTCAGATCAAATTATTCGGGCTAAGGACAGGAGATACGGTCGAAGGACAGATCCGTCCTCCGAAAGAATCCGAAAGATTTTTCGCAATGCTCCGTGTGGAAACCGTAAACGGATACACACCTGACGTAGCAAGCAAACGTGCGTTATTCGATAACTTAACTCCGCTTTATCCGAACGAAAGATTGAGAATGGAACATGATCCTTCTCAGCTAGACACAAGGATCGTAGATCTAATGTGTCCGATCGGAAAGGGACAAAGAGCACTCATCGTTGCGCCGCCTAGAACGGGAAAAACGATCCTGATGCAGAACGTGGCAAATGCGATCACCCGCAATCACCCTGAAGTTACACTCATCGTGCTGCTCATAGACGAGCGTCCGGAAGAAGTAACCGACATGGCACGAAATGTTCGAGGAGAAGTAGTATCTTCCACATTCGACGAACCAGCTACCCGCCACGTTCAGGTCGCAGAGATGGTGATCGAAAAGGCAAAAAGACTGGTAGAACATGGAAGAGATGTGGTCATTTTACTCGACTCGATCACACGTCTTGCACGCGCATACAACCAGGTCATCCCGACTTCCGGAAAAATTCTCTCCGGTGGTGTGGACTCAAACGCACTTCATAAACCTAAAAGATTTTTCGGGGCCGCTCGAAATATCGAAGAAGGCGGATCACTTACGATCATCGCAACCGCACTTGTGGACACCGGATCCAAAATGGACGAGGTGATCTTCGAAGAGTTCAAAGGTACCGGTAATATGGAAATCCACTTGGATCGGAAACTATCCGATAAGAGGATCTTTCCTGCGATCGATATCAACAAGTCCGGAACCAGAAAGGAAGAGCTTCTATTACCTAAGGAAACCCTCCAGAAGGTCTTTGTGCTCCGAAAAGTGCTTTCTCCCATGAGCATCACAGAAAGCATGGAATTATTACTCGAGAAGATGAGACAGTCTAAGACTAACGAGAGCTTCTTGGGCAGTATGAACGCCTAA
- a CDS encoding LL-diaminopimelate aminotransferase — MANINENYLKLKAGYLFPEIARRVKVYSEKHPNSKIIRLGIGDVTLPLAPSVVEALVSSSREMGTPEGFHGYGPEQGYSFLLKAIADNDYAPLGVKLDESEIFVSDGSKCDCGNIQEIFSQDAKIAIGDPVYPVYVDTNVMAGRTGEAGPDGRYANLIYMPSTKENGFQPDFPKERPDLIYLCFPNNPTGTVASKESLKAWVEYAKKNNSIILYDSAYEAFISEPGVPRSIYEVEGAREVAIEFRSFSKTAGFTGLRCAYIVIPKELKGKTKDGQEVSIGQLWSRRHTTKFNGVSYVTQKAAEAIYSPQGKKEIRASIDTYMANAKLIREGLIKAGYEVFGGVNAPYIWLKTPNNLSSWDFFDQLLDKAQVVGTPGSGFGPAGEGYFRLSAFGKKDDVIEAIRRISSL; from the coding sequence ATGGCAAATATAAACGAAAATTATCTGAAATTAAAAGCGGGATATCTTTTCCCGGAGATCGCAAGAAGAGTAAAAGTTTATTCCGAAAAACATCCAAACTCAAAGATCATCCGACTAGGGATCGGAGACGTTACTCTTCCATTGGCTCCGTCCGTTGTGGAAGCGCTCGTTTCTTCTTCCAGAGAAATGGGAACTCCGGAAGGATTCCACGGATACGGGCCCGAACAAGGATATTCTTTCCTACTGAAAGCGATCGCAGATAATGATTATGCTCCTCTTGGTGTAAAACTGGACGAGAGCGAAATTTTCGTATCAGACGGATCCAAATGTGACTGCGGAAATATCCAAGAAATATTCTCCCAAGATGCAAAGATCGCGATCGGAGACCCAGTATATCCAGTCTATGTGGACACTAACGTGATGGCAGGAAGAACGGGAGAGGCCGGTCCTGACGGAAGATACGCCAACCTGATCTATATGCCTTCTACAAAAGAGAATGGATTCCAGCCTGATTTCCCTAAAGAAAGACCTGATCTGATCTATTTATGTTTTCCTAATAATCCGACCGGAACAGTGGCCTCTAAAGAATCTCTTAAGGCTTGGGTAGAATACGCTAAAAAGAATAATAGTATCATTCTTTACGATTCCGCATACGAGGCATTCATCTCCGAGCCGGGAGTTCCTAGATCCATTTATGAGGTAGAAGGAGCCAGAGAAGTCGCGATAGAATTCCGCTCCTTCTCCAAAACCGCAGGATTTACAGGACTTCGTTGCGCTTATATAGTAATCCCTAAAGAATTAAAGGGAAAAACAAAAGACGGCCAGGAAGTTTCCATAGGGCAACTTTGGAGCAGAAGACATACCACCAAGTTTAACGGTGTTTCTTATGTGACCCAAAAAGCGGCTGAGGCAATCTATTCCCCTCAAGGTAAAAAAGAGATCCGCGCAAGCATAGATACTTATATGGCTAACGCAAAATTGATCCGAGAGGGACTCATCAAAGCAGGATACGAAGTATTCGGAGGGGTAAACGCTCCTTATATCTGGCTCAAAACCCCGAATAATCTCAGCTCTTGGGACTTCTTCGACCAATTACTGGATAAGGCTCAGGTGGTAGGAACTCCAGGCTCAGGTTTCGGACCTGCGGGAGAAGGTTATTTCAGACTTTCCGCCTTCGGAAAAAAAGACGATGTGATCGAAGCGATCCGCCGCATCAGTTCTTTGTGA
- a CDS encoding adhesin OmpL37 family surface protein, which produces MGSKYTRILLFIFAAAPIFFTDRTYAVSPDQTNLAILIDENKINIKFINICVSNLAPPLEEGGGPKSQAGVATAAENAQSGQTATASGQTELFKKLNTIDNYRSFKKANQADFNGNMWYFQSNYSLSYKNLKAAQGEMKDIFQVVHENYIKTARILLEAASPMIIRSNDKIAQHLLKLGFRDLKSSEDNFTSAYNSSPYQFRVKLVLFGEGIKIARRARRFALLAMIAAKTPNDDKREFQFVNLDEVRNIAEKENISDYDRIRNTLIDYIDNELLSPKIAPPGEGKDNPVDLLEVHDDNYSFITNGRVSFLEKSNEEIRVDDINKKEALPPVPAQGGAN; this is translated from the coding sequence ATGGGTTCGAAATATACACGCATTCTTCTTTTTATATTCGCTGCGGCGCCGATTTTTTTCACGGATAGGACTTACGCAGTTTCTCCGGACCAGACAAATCTCGCGATCCTGATAGATGAGAATAAGATAAATATAAAATTCATCAATATCTGCGTGAGTAATCTTGCGCCACCTTTGGAAGAGGGTGGAGGGCCTAAGTCCCAGGCAGGAGTGGCAACTGCTGCAGAAAATGCACAGTCCGGGCAAACTGCAACCGCGAGCGGGCAGACTGAACTTTTCAAAAAACTGAATACTATAGACAATTATAGATCATTCAAGAAGGCAAACCAAGCCGACTTCAACGGGAATATGTGGTATTTCCAAAGTAATTACAGTTTGTCATATAAAAACCTGAAAGCCGCACAAGGGGAGATGAAAGACATCTTCCAGGTAGTTCACGAAAATTATATCAAAACCGCTCGTATTCTTTTAGAAGCAGCTTCTCCGATGATCATTCGTTCCAACGATAAGATCGCGCAACATTTACTGAAGCTCGGATTCAGGGACCTAAAATCCTCGGAAGATAATTTTACCAGTGCCTATAATTCTTCTCCTTACCAATTCAGAGTGAAACTGGTACTTTTTGGAGAAGGGATCAAGATCGCAAGAAGAGCCAGGAGATTCGCACTTCTCGCGATGATCGCAGCTAAAACTCCTAATGACGATAAGCGTGAGTTCCAATTCGTGAACCTGGACGAAGTTCGAAATATTGCGGAGAAAGAAAATATCTCCGACTACGATCGTATCAGAAACACTTTAATCGATTATATAGATAACGAATTACTTTCTCCAAAGATCGCGCCTCCGGGAGAAGGAAAAGATAATCCTGTAGATCTACTCGAAGTTCACGACGATAATTACAGCTTTATCACCAACGGAAGGGTTTCCTTTTTAGAAAAAAGTAATGAAGAGATCCGTGTAGACGATATCAATAAAAAAGAAGCATTACCTCCTGTTCCTGCGCAAGGTGGAGCCAACTAA
- a CDS encoding PROCN domain protein has product MDLPTPAEIMSLRVKGGRFWKWMLVFSLIAVTILAGRIYSSQSTQGFRERKKSVDSKVKILREIGNSFESSELKKDLQKIENYSADLNSASKAGSVQEKADSLALLERALPESMKRWSEFAETSSDKLLQHVAKESRFLKMGSEEHHPLTAKEEERANDYFRMAREEWISGNKFRRDGNHLYALVLYKRSLKYSLSSLKVSKLPYPEEYKKAANRLVK; this is encoded by the coding sequence ATGGATCTTCCTACTCCGGCCGAGATCATGTCCCTTAGAGTAAAAGGAGGCAGATTTTGGAAATGGATGCTAGTATTTTCACTTATCGCGGTGACAATACTTGCAGGAAGGATCTATTCTTCTCAGTCCACCCAAGGATTCAGAGAAAGAAAAAAATCGGTGGATTCCAAAGTAAAGATCTTAAGAGAGATCGGAAATTCATTCGAGTCCTCGGAACTTAAAAAAGACCTTCAAAAAATAGAAAATTATTCCGCAGATCTAAACTCAGCTTCCAAAGCAGGGAGCGTTCAAGAGAAGGCGGACAGTCTAGCGTTACTCGAGAGAGCTCTTCCCGAATCGATGAAACGTTGGTCTGAATTCGCTGAAACTTCTTCGGATAAACTACTCCAGCATGTGGCAAAAGAATCCCGTTTTTTGAAAATGGGATCGGAAGAGCATCATCCGCTGACCGCTAAAGAAGAAGAAAGGGCCAATGATTATTTCAGAATGGCCAGAGAAGAATGGATTTCCGGAAATAAATTCCGCAGGGACGGAAACCATCTTTACGCATTGGTTCTATATAAAAGATCCTTAAAATACTCTCTGTCCAGCTTAAAAGTATCCAAACTTCCTTATCCGGAAGAATACAAAAAAGCAGCCAATCGCTTAGTGAAATAA
- the pyrB gene encoding aspartate carbamoyltransferase, with amino-acid sequence MAYEHKNILDTDQFSKEDLDFLVERTREMERLVEQNKAFGILEGKLLASLFFEASTRTRLSFEAAMERLGGRVISSVGFQFSSISKGETLYDTMKMVEAYADIAVIRHPVEGSSRIAAGAVKIPVINAGDGAGQHPTQALLDLYTIISEKGKLDGLTLAFIGDLKYGRTIHSLINLLRHYKVHLYLISPPELSLPESYKKGLAGFPITFEESDDIKKVWECDIAYVTRIQEERFPDHREYERLKESFKLNKELILASKKETTVLHPLPRVNELSTDVDDLPNAAYFRQAKYGVVSRMTLLCLSLGVRF; translated from the coding sequence ATGGCGTACGAGCATAAGAATATCCTGGATACGGACCAGTTCTCCAAAGAGGATCTGGACTTTTTAGTCGAGAGAACTCGAGAGATGGAAAGGCTGGTGGAGCAAAATAAGGCCTTTGGAATTTTAGAAGGCAAACTTCTGGCTTCTCTTTTTTTCGAAGCTTCTACAAGGACCAGACTTTCATTCGAAGCCGCCATGGAAAGATTGGGGGGAAGGGTAATCTCCTCGGTAGGTTTCCAATTTTCTTCCATCTCCAAGGGCGAGACCTTATACGATACCATGAAAATGGTAGAAGCTTACGCAGACATCGCAGTGATCCGACATCCTGTAGAAGGTTCTTCCAGAATTGCAGCGGGTGCAGTAAAAATCCCGGTCATCAATGCGGGAGATGGAGCAGGGCAGCATCCTACCCAAGCACTTCTCGATCTATACACGATCATTTCCGAAAAAGGAAAATTGGACGGACTCACTCTCGCATTCATCGGTGATCTAAAATATGGAAGAACGATCCATAGTTTGATCAATCTTCTCCGCCATTATAAAGTTCACTTATATCTGATTTCTCCGCCTGAACTTTCACTTCCCGAGTCTTATAAGAAGGGACTTGCAGGATTTCCTATCACATTCGAAGAATCCGACGATATCAAAAAAGTTTGGGAATGTGATATTGCTTATGTGACTCGCATCCAGGAAGAAAGATTTCCGGATCATAGAGAATACGAAAGATTAAAAGAATCCTTCAAGTTGAACAAAGAATTGATACTAGCATCTAAAAAAGAGACCACTGTTCTTCATCCTCTTCCAAGAGTGAACGAACTATCTACGGATGTAGATGATCTTCCGAACGCGGCATACTTCCGTCAGGCAAAATACGGAGTGGTGAGCAGAATGACGTTACTCTGCCTTTCACTAGGCGTTCGTTTTTAA
- a CDS encoding TetR family transcriptional regulator translates to MDKKRARRPEEKEIRKQSIVAALRELLVKQKHPLPSTQEIAEVAGVTKGVIYFYFKTREEIFLTLHLQETESFFKEVQELLQGSDYSLAKLKEKIIRQFSQNEIFMFVGLIIPGILESNVDRDFLYEFKKNTSDGMDELARVWLSKETGLTISNARKFILRFYFLGLMLWQHHNPPKEVKEAFLNKNLWLLEGELDQVLSESFDWLWKGMNS, encoded by the coding sequence GTGGATAAAAAAAGAGCCAGAAGGCCGGAAGAAAAGGAAATCCGCAAGCAGTCCATCGTGGCTGCTTTGCGGGAACTTCTGGTAAAACAAAAACATCCTCTTCCCAGCACCCAGGAGATCGCAGAAGTAGCAGGTGTCACTAAGGGTGTGATCTATTTCTATTTCAAAACTAGGGAAGAAATTTTCCTTACACTTCATTTGCAGGAAACTGAATCCTTTTTTAAGGAAGTGCAGGAACTTTTACAGGGCTCCGATTATTCTTTAGCCAAATTGAAAGAAAAGATCATCCGTCAGTTTTCCCAAAATGAAATTTTTATGTTCGTAGGTCTTATTATTCCCGGGATTTTAGAAAGTAATGTGGATCGGGATTTTCTGTACGAGTTCAAAAAAAATACATCGGACGGAATGGATGAACTTGCAAGAGTTTGGCTTTCTAAAGAGACGGGTCTTACTATCTCGAATGCCAGAAAGTTTATATTACGTTTTTATTTTTTAGGTCTGATGCTCTGGCAGCACCATAATCCTCCTAAAGAAGTGAAAGAAGCTTTTTTGAACAAAAATCTTTGGCTTTTAGAAGGAGAGCTGGACCAAGTGCTTTCCGAATCCTTTGATTGGCTTTGGAAAGGAATGAATTCCTAA
- a CDS encoding helix-turn-helix domain-containing protein has translation MRIEVLYKFFLYSPASHLPVWEEGKGLLGLLPKERVLMELADLSASEREFERIPEEFLIREIPETVLAFFQKQRTIPVLGPMGEKLEDWDKPRFLAELSRSSWMAKETEKPKTSPQKSEEEKAKQSQWFMEVLLQNFPDGLLATDLDGHTVFYNETFEKDILVKKWFRDSILQAEKLLKEMSKDLLGNYLKNHELRLEEGRLSVQTFLPDLDCIVRVSILKQKGKPLGYLYHFSPASAKLNSQDGEGMEFPSVTEAFNQKLPLETMLKEVEGSYIYHTLKRNQENVSHAALDLGVPRTTLQNRIKFLDLTGKFKLNKDQPIPRKKTGKQGPTKKTVPQTNKPVVAETKPKPASKKKQVISKKKSTSKKRTKQK, from the coding sequence ATGAGAATCGAAGTTTTATATAAATTTTTTCTCTATAGTCCTGCCAGTCATTTGCCTGTTTGGGAAGAAGGAAAAGGTTTACTAGGATTACTCCCCAAAGAAAGAGTTCTAATGGAACTCGCAGATCTAAGCGCTTCCGAAAGGGAATTTGAAAGGATCCCGGAGGAGTTTTTGATCCGAGAAATTCCGGAAACCGTTCTAGCATTTTTCCAAAAACAAAGAACCATACCTGTATTAGGTCCTATGGGAGAAAAATTGGAAGATTGGGATAAACCTAGGTTTCTTGCAGAGCTTAGCAGATCTTCTTGGATGGCTAAGGAGACAGAAAAACCTAAAACTTCTCCTCAGAAATCGGAAGAAGAAAAGGCAAAACAAAGCCAATGGTTTATGGAAGTACTTCTCCAAAATTTTCCGGATGGATTACTCGCCACAGACCTGGATGGACATACCGTATTCTATAACGAGACATTCGAAAAAGACATATTGGTCAAAAAATGGTTTAGGGATAGCATTCTCCAGGCGGAAAAACTATTAAAAGAAATGTCCAAGGACTTGCTTGGAAATTATCTAAAAAACCATGAGCTTAGGTTAGAGGAAGGAAGACTATCCGTTCAGACATTTCTTCCAGACCTGGATTGTATCGTAAGAGTTTCCATCTTAAAACAAAAAGGAAAACCTCTAGGTTATCTGTATCACTTCTCCCCGGCTTCCGCAAAACTGAACAGCCAAGACGGAGAAGGAATGGAGTTCCCTTCCGTTACGGAAGCATTCAACCAAAAACTTCCACTCGAAACGATGTTAAAAGAAGTGGAAGGAAGTTATATTTATCACACGCTCAAAAGAAACCAAGAGAATGTTTCCCATGCTGCCTTAGATCTGGGAGTGCCAAGAACCACTCTACAAAATAGAATTAAGTTTTTGGATCTAACCGGTAAGTTTAAATTGAATAAGGACCAGCCTATCCCCAGAAAGAAAACTGGCAAACAGGGCCCTACTAAGAAGACAGTTCCGCAGACAAACAAACCTGTGGTCGCGGAAACTAAACCCAAACCGGCTTCTAAAAAAAAGCAGGTAATTTCTAAGAAAAAATCCACGTCTAAAAAAAGGACAAAGCAAAAATAA
- a CDS encoding pentapeptide repeat-containing protein, with protein sequence MSVMDFNRYKEINDQRLNYREMEDATVVSNYRNVGCGDGYRIYLKIDENRKVTDASYTTTGCGFGIVALAMATEIAKGKTIDELKNVTTDDVEKQFEFPERRKNYPESAVAALQQAIHDYETGAGVPKERRITAAKAKEILSQNGNLKGEDLSSIILEKEDLHGVDFSGANLNNAFLTNCNFVGANFEGARLRGAFLNGADLTGANLKGADLRWAKLAGAKIEGADFTDAVYDIGTRVDQRQIHIFSSMKKEGKDIYMEKHEAG encoded by the coding sequence ATGTCAGTAATGGATTTTAACAGATACAAAGAGATCAATGACCAAAGACTAAACTATAGAGAAATGGAAGATGCAACCGTTGTTTCCAACTATAGGAATGTAGGTTGTGGAGACGGGTATCGTATCTATCTCAAAATCGATGAGAATAGAAAAGTAACGGATGCAAGTTATACTACCACCGGTTGTGGGTTCGGGATCGTTGCACTTGCAATGGCCACAGAGATCGCAAAAGGTAAAACCATAGACGAACTCAAAAACGTAACCACTGACGACGTCGAAAAACAATTCGAGTTTCCTGAGCGTCGTAAAAATTATCCCGAGTCGGCAGTAGCGGCTCTCCAACAAGCAATCCATGATTACGAAACAGGTGCCGGTGTCCCAAAAGAAAGAAGGATCACTGCAGCCAAAGCGAAAGAAATACTCTCTCAAAATGGAAACCTAAAAGGAGAGGATCTATCTTCTATCATATTAGAAAAGGAAGATCTACACGGAGTGGATTTCTCCGGAGCGAATCTAAACAACGCATTCTTAACCAACTGTAATTTTGTGGGAGCCAATTTCGAAGGAGCCCGTTTGCGGGGAGCCTTCCTAAACGGAGCGGACCTAACCGGGGCCAATTTAAAAGGTGCAGACTTACGTTGGGCAAAACTCGCAGGAGCTAAGATAGAAGGCGCGGACTTCACTGACGCAGTCTATGATATAGGCACAAGAGTAGACCAAAGACAAATACATATTTTCTCTTCCATGAAGAAGGAAGGAAAAGATATCTATATGGAGAAACATGAAGCCGGGTGA
- a CDS encoding DUF2203 domain-containing protein, translated as MERKIWTYEEARKILPYVRSITEEFYETVGKVHQELKNGLYQENEQEARETKVEELLVEWSGKVRELGIEVKGLWLVDFDNGKGYYCWHLGEEDLLFEHGYDEGFAGRKPIQNIDEDYE; from the coding sequence ATGGAACGTAAGATCTGGACATACGAAGAAGCACGTAAAATTCTGCCCTATGTCAGATCTATCACGGAAGAATTTTACGAAACCGTGGGAAAGGTTCACCAAGAACTGAAAAACGGTTTATACCAAGAGAATGAGCAGGAAGCCAGAGAAACCAAGGTCGAAGAACTATTGGTGGAATGGTCCGGAAAGGTCCGGGAACTTGGTATAGAGGTCAAAGGGCTTTGGCTCGTGGACTTCGATAACGGAAAAGGTTATTATTGTTGGCATCTGGGAGAAGAGGACCTTCTTTTCGAACACGGATACGACGAGGGTTTTGCAGGACGCAAACCGATCCAAAACATAGACGAGGATTACGAATAA
- the rpmE gene encoding 50S ribosomal protein L31, which translates to MKTDIHPKYADAKIRCACGAVYETRTTVGDIHVEICSNCHPYFTGKSKILDTTGRVDKFKKKYKIS; encoded by the coding sequence ATGAAAACAGACATCCATCCTAAATACGCTGACGCCAAAATTCGCTGCGCTTGTGGGGCGGTTTACGAGACTCGCACTACGGTCGGAGACATCCACGTGGAAATTTGCTCCAACTGCCACCCATACTTCACCGGAAAATCCAAAATCCTGGATACAACTGGTCGAGTAGACAAGTTCAAGAAAAAATACAAAATTTCCTAA